A region from the Actinoplanes sp. OR16 genome encodes:
- a CDS encoding NAD(P)/FAD-dependent oxidoreductase, whose protein sequence is MRPTTIHTDLAIVGAGPTGLYGAFCAGFRGLSTVLIDALPQIGGQIAALYPEKVVRDVAGLPGVTGRELVDGLTAQADAFGTRYVLERQAVTLGDDAGRPQVTLSDGTLIDAGAVVLTAGIGTFTPRPLPAGEEFLGRGLSYFVPDLSAHTDRHVVVVGGGDSAIDWANALVPLARSVTVVHRRARFRAHAASVAEAQRAGVAFRVDCEITGLTGGDRVERVHLGDEVLPADSVIAALGFVSDLGPLADWGLELAGRTIRVDQRMRTNLPGVYAAGDVTEYPGKVRLMSVGFGEVATAVNNAAVQLDPEASLFPGHSTEASLV, encoded by the coding sequence ATGCGACCCACCACGATCCACACGGACCTGGCGATCGTCGGCGCCGGCCCGACCGGCCTCTACGGGGCGTTCTGTGCCGGCTTCCGAGGACTGAGCACCGTCCTGATCGACGCCCTGCCGCAGATCGGCGGCCAGATCGCGGCCCTGTACCCGGAGAAGGTGGTACGGGACGTGGCCGGCCTGCCCGGCGTCACCGGTCGCGAGCTCGTCGACGGTCTGACCGCTCAGGCGGACGCGTTCGGGACCCGATACGTGCTCGAGCGGCAGGCGGTGACCCTGGGCGACGACGCCGGGCGACCGCAGGTGACCCTCTCCGACGGCACCCTGATCGACGCCGGCGCCGTCGTGTTGACCGCGGGGATCGGCACGTTCACCCCGCGGCCGCTGCCGGCCGGCGAGGAGTTCCTCGGGCGCGGGCTGTCGTACTTCGTTCCCGACCTGAGCGCGCACACCGACCGGCACGTGGTCGTCGTCGGCGGCGGCGACAGCGCCATCGACTGGGCCAACGCTCTGGTGCCGCTGGCCCGCAGCGTGACCGTGGTGCACCGCCGGGCCCGCTTCCGGGCACACGCCGCGAGCGTGGCCGAGGCCCAGCGGGCCGGCGTCGCCTTCCGCGTCGACTGCGAGATCACCGGGCTCACCGGCGGCGACCGGGTGGAGCGGGTGCACCTCGGCGACGAGGTCCTCCCCGCCGACAGCGTGATCGCCGCGCTCGGCTTCGTCTCCGACCTCGGCCCGCTCGCCGACTGGGGCCTGGAACTGGCCGGCCGCACCATCCGGGTCGACCAGCGCATGCGCACGAATCTTCCCGGTGTCTACGCGGCCGGCGACGTGACCGAGTACCCGGGCAAGGTCCGGCTGATGTCGGTCGGCTTCGGCGAGGTCGCGACCGCCGTGAACAACGCCGCCGTGCAGCTCGACCCCGAGGCC